The proteins below are encoded in one region of Bdellovibrio bacteriovorus:
- a CDS encoding beta-sandwich domain-containing protein — protein MNRRLIVTMLAALSVVQNSAYAQTIDDLPGFDDVDITPTTPVDQAPVVTTPVEQKPVDTAPVQTQYAGSASLNSIPRKSGGTLHTLKLSQALTLLRLDLRVTNSKVKVHKTSLVTEQGQKIDVRQLSQTDVLTTGSLSSSENLTANSRIAAIEILAESYSAEADVMITAIASDAVPKMTVSVEQIAQPVEPARPSTPSVPPPPPPPGATRPDPYRPPVYEDNVIRVGDEILYARSYTGVVTAIYGSQARVRLNSYGETQVSVNDLAKALRCLKGICSGDEGLYARSYKGTVIKAYSNALLAVRLNGYGESVISMTDFAKAQPCLGTICQGDSGLYAQSYRASVVGAFDNGMLEIKMSGYGNSFVQSRDFAKASSCNRERTMCAGADILYARSYPGRALEFYDNGMVSFQMDGYSGSSFSRSSDIAYSVRDSRVGRTYIYAGSYRATVMAVYSNGMARVNLSGYSGSSIVNLHDLR, from the coding sequence ATGAACCGTCGTCTGATTGTAACAATGCTTGCGGCATTAAGTGTGGTGCAGAACTCTGCTTATGCTCAAACTATTGATGATCTTCCGGGCTTTGATGATGTGGATATCACTCCCACAACCCCTGTCGATCAGGCTCCGGTTGTTACGACGCCTGTTGAACAAAAGCCTGTCGATACAGCGCCAGTACAAACCCAGTATGCGGGTTCGGCTTCGTTGAATTCAATTCCGCGTAAGTCAGGCGGCACACTTCACACTTTAAAACTTTCTCAAGCTTTGACTTTGCTTCGTCTTGATTTGCGAGTCACGAACAGCAAGGTGAAAGTTCATAAAACTTCTTTGGTGACGGAGCAAGGTCAAAAGATTGACGTACGCCAGCTTTCACAAACCGACGTTTTGACGACAGGATCTTTATCCTCTTCAGAAAATTTGACGGCAAACTCGCGCATCGCAGCCATTGAAATCTTGGCAGAGTCTTATTCCGCTGAAGCCGACGTAATGATCACAGCCATCGCGAGTGATGCGGTTCCAAAAATGACAGTGTCTGTAGAGCAGATAGCACAACCTGTTGAGCCGGCACGTCCTTCGACGCCTTCCGTGCCGCCTCCTCCGCCACCTCCTGGAGCGACTCGTCCCGATCCATATCGTCCACCGGTTTATGAAGACAATGTTATTCGCGTGGGCGACGAAATTCTTTATGCGCGATCTTATACGGGCGTTGTGACGGCGATTTATGGTTCTCAAGCACGTGTACGTCTGAATAGTTATGGTGAAACCCAAGTTTCCGTCAACGATTTGGCTAAAGCTTTGCGTTGCTTGAAAGGAATCTGCTCTGGAGACGAGGGCCTTTATGCTCGCAGTTACAAAGGAACTGTTATCAAAGCGTACTCTAATGCTTTGCTCGCAGTTCGTTTGAATGGCTATGGTGAGTCGGTCATCAGTATGACAGATTTCGCAAAAGCGCAACCTTGCTTAGGTACGATCTGCCAAGGCGATAGCGGTCTTTATGCGCAATCTTACCGCGCAAGTGTTGTCGGTGCTTTTGATAACGGCATGCTTGAAATCAAAATGAGCGGTTATGGAAACAGCTTCGTACAGTCTCGAGATTTTGCAAAAGCGTCTTCTTGCAACCGAGAGCGCACAATGTGTGCGGGTGCTGATATCCTGTACGCCCGCAGCTATCCCGGTCGTGCTTTAGAGTTCTATGACAACGGCATGGTGTCTTTCCAAATGGATGGGTACAGCGGATCGAGTTTCAGCCGGTCATCAGATATTGCGTATTCAGTTCGCGATAGCCGCGTGGGTAGAACATATATCTACGCCGGCTCGTATCGCGCGACGGTTATGGCGGTGTACTCAAATGGAATGGCGCGAGTGAACCTCAGTGGTTATTCCGGTTCGAGCATCGTGAACTTACATGATTTAAGATAA
- a CDS encoding beta-sandwich domain-containing protein, with product MKKKLVLGSLVVVSVVQYASPAFANKEIIGNIIGGVIGGGIGTQIGKGNGNKAAIIIGAIAGTMIGGKLGRDMDEADRRACEEAQRRALRNRLGEREDWDGRRHGGRSGARGSFTTTREGYNNRTGEYCREYTSVIYLNNRTEETRGVACSRPDGSWYEVRETEVRFGGRGGGYGPGPGRQEPSRPPRHPEVPSRPMPPPPPSSYQARYEGSTRIVNVTRRSGGEWVRVTLRQPLTLEQVEVHALAAGVRIHEAVLYTDRNDRIQIRQLTQTGTIYSGGAVISERLNLNDRVQVIDIRAESMGGSADIIVKAISNEAYPSLSGSRY from the coding sequence ATGAAAAAGAAACTGGTTCTTGGTTCGTTGGTAGTCGTATCCGTAGTGCAATACGCTAGCCCCGCGTTTGCGAATAAAGAAATCATCGGCAATATCATCGGTGGTGTGATCGGTGGTGGTATTGGTACGCAAATCGGCAAAGGCAATGGAAATAAAGCGGCCATCATCATCGGCGCCATCGCTGGTACGATGATTGGTGGTAAATTGGGTCGTGACATGGACGAAGCCGACCGTCGTGCTTGTGAAGAAGCGCAACGCCGTGCTCTTCGTAACCGTTTAGGTGAGCGTGAAGATTGGGATGGTCGTCGTCACGGCGGTCGTTCAGGTGCGCGTGGCTCTTTCACAACAACGCGTGAAGGTTACAACAACCGCACGGGCGAGTATTGCCGTGAATATACATCTGTTATTTATTTGAACAACCGCACAGAAGAAACTCGCGGTGTAGCATGTTCTCGTCCTGATGGTTCGTGGTATGAAGTGCGTGAAACTGAAGTTCGCTTCGGTGGTCGCGGCGGTGGTTATGGTCCAGGCCCTGGACGCCAAGAGCCTTCCAGACCTCCTCGTCACCCTGAGGTTCCTTCACGTCCAATGCCACCACCTCCTCCATCTTCATACCAAGCTCGTTATGAAGGTTCGACTCGCATCGTGAATGTGACTCGTCGTTCGGGCGGTGAATGGGTACGTGTGACTTTAAGACAACCATTGACACTTGAGCAGGTGGAAGTTCACGCCTTGGCTGCTGGCGTAAGAATCCACGAAGCGGTTCTTTACACTGACAGAAACGACCGTATCCAGATCCGTCAGTTGACTCAAACGGGCACGATCTATTCTGGTGGAGCTGTCATTTCTGAAAGATTGAACCTGAATGACCGCGTCCAAGTGATCGATATTCGCGCCGAGTCTATGGGCGGAAGTGCTGATATCATCGTAAAAGCCATTTCGAATGAGGCTTATCCGTCACTGAGCGGTTCTCGCTACTAG
- the gap gene encoding type I glyceraldehyde-3-phosphate dehydrogenase has protein sequence MSKLRVGINGFGRIGRVLFRAGYEQFEVVGINSLDSIEGNAHLLKYDSAHGIFPGDVSVSGHDLVVNGKKIHVSKTRNPAEIPWKDWGVDLVLECTGAFKDKPEFMQHITAGAKRVLVSGPAEKGADLTMVYGINHESYDPSKHHVVSNASCTTNCLAPLAKVLNESFGIEHGTMMTVHSYTNDQKILDAPHKDLRRARAAAVSMIPTTTGAAKNVGLVLPELKGRIDGISIRVPTPNVSLVDFTFTAKKDVTKESVNEALIAASQGALKGILAVEHNELVSVDFNGNKHSSIVDLASTMVVGPRMVKVLSWYDNETGFSNRMVDVAHYMAKKGL, from the coding sequence ATGTCTAAATTGCGTGTTGGTATCAACGGTTTTGGTCGTATCGGTCGCGTTCTTTTCCGTGCAGGTTATGAACAATTTGAAGTAGTCGGAATTAACTCTTTGGATAGCATTGAAGGCAATGCGCATCTTTTGAAGTACGACTCTGCTCACGGTATTTTCCCGGGCGACGTTTCTGTTTCTGGCCATGACCTTGTGGTGAACGGCAAAAAAATCCACGTTTCTAAAACACGCAACCCCGCAGAGATTCCTTGGAAAGACTGGGGAGTAGACTTGGTTCTTGAGTGCACAGGCGCATTCAAAGACAAACCTGAGTTCATGCAACACATCACGGCGGGTGCAAAACGCGTGTTGGTTTCCGGTCCTGCAGAAAAAGGCGCGGATCTAACAATGGTTTACGGTATCAACCACGAATCTTACGATCCTTCCAAGCACCACGTAGTTTCTAATGCCTCTTGCACAACCAACTGCTTGGCTCCTTTGGCAAAAGTATTGAATGAGTCTTTCGGTATTGAGCACGGCACAATGATGACGGTTCACTCTTACACGAACGATCAAAAAATTTTGGATGCTCCTCACAAAGATCTTCGTCGTGCGCGTGCCGCAGCTGTCAGCATGATTCCGACAACAACGGGTGCTGCGAAAAACGTGGGCTTGGTATTGCCAGAGTTGAAAGGTCGTATCGACGGTATTTCTATTCGCGTTCCAACTCCGAACGTTTCTTTGGTGGATTTCACATTCACTGCTAAAAAAGACGTCACAAAAGAATCTGTCAACGAAGCTTTGATTGCAGCTTCTCAAGGCGCTTTGAAAGGCATCTTGGCTGTCGAGCACAATGAGCTTGTCAGCGTAGATTTCAACGGCAACAAACATTCTTCTATCGTCGACCTCGCTTCAACAATGGTTGTAGGCCCACGCATGGTGAAAGTTCTTTCTTGGTATGACAACGAAACAGGCTTCTCAAACCGCATGGTAGACGTTGCGCACTACATGGCTAAGAAGGGTCTATAA
- a CDS encoding phosphoglycerate kinase, producing MANGLKGIKTVRDFELEGKVVFLRLDLNVPMENGKITDENRITASLPTIQYCMEKGAKLVMASHLGRPKTKDDKEFSLEPVAKRLQELLSAEVILVEDPDSDAPKHLLQSLKKNQLILLENVRFEEGETKDSVEFAQKIANYSDIYINDAFGASHRAHATIHALPSVMKDKGIGFLIEKEITMLDSLLQNPKRPYLALMGGSKVSDKIAVIERLMDVVDGFIIGGAMAYTFLKAQGISVGKSLVENDKLKYAKEMIERIEARNKTILLPVDHVTTKSFGDTASARTTKDVVIADDELAVDIGPKTIQNYSTALREAGTIFWNGPMGVFETPAFAKGTFGVAQAIAESNAIKIVGGGDSAAAAEASGFADKMTHISTGGGASLEYLQGDKLPGLEILRAKR from the coding sequence ATGGCTAACGGTCTTAAAGGTATTAAAACAGTTCGTGATTTTGAACTTGAAGGAAAAGTTGTTTTCCTTCGCTTGGATTTGAACGTTCCAATGGAGAATGGAAAAATCACGGATGAAAATCGTATCACGGCGTCTTTGCCGACGATTCAGTATTGCATGGAAAAAGGGGCGAAGCTTGTTATGGCTTCCCACTTAGGCCGTCCAAAAACAAAAGATGACAAAGAATTCTCTTTAGAGCCGGTAGCAAAACGTTTGCAAGAGCTTTTGAGTGCTGAAGTGATCTTGGTGGAAGATCCAGATTCAGATGCGCCAAAACATCTTTTGCAATCTTTGAAAAAGAATCAGTTGATCCTTCTTGAAAACGTGCGTTTTGAAGAAGGGGAGACGAAAGACTCTGTCGAATTCGCACAAAAAATCGCCAACTACAGTGATATCTATATCAACGATGCGTTTGGTGCTTCTCACCGTGCACACGCGACAATCCATGCTCTTCCATCCGTAATGAAAGACAAAGGCATTGGCTTCTTGATTGAAAAAGAAATCACGATGCTGGATTCATTGTTGCAAAATCCGAAGCGTCCTTACTTGGCGTTGATGGGTGGTTCTAAAGTTTCTGATAAGATCGCTGTGATCGAAAGATTGATGGACGTGGTTGACGGTTTCATCATCGGTGGAGCGATGGCTTACACATTCTTGAAAGCGCAAGGCATTTCTGTCGGTAAATCTTTGGTCGAAAACGACAAGTTGAAATACGCGAAAGAAATGATCGAGCGTATTGAAGCTCGTAATAAGACGATTCTTCTTCCGGTAGATCACGTGACAACAAAATCTTTTGGCGACACGGCGAGTGCGCGTACGACGAAAGACGTTGTGATTGCAGATGATGAGTTGGCCGTAGATATCGGTCCTAAGACAATTCAAAACTACTCAACGGCTCTTCGCGAAGCAGGAACTATTTTCTGGAACGGCCCTATGGGGGTTTTTGAAACTCCGGCTTTTGCCAAAGGGACATTCGGTGTGGCTCAAGCCATCGCTGAAAGCAACGCGATTAAAATCGTCGGTGGCGGTGACTCGGCAGCGGCAGCAGAAGCGTCTGGCTTTGCCGACAAGATGACTCATATCTCTACAGGCGGCGGGGCTTCTCTTGAATATCTTCAAGGCGACAAGCTTCCAGGTCTTGAGATCCTAAGAGCGAAAAGATAG
- a CDS encoding MAPEG family protein: MNLFSSQIHLALPYLGILVLMYFALTVNVIRNRWKHRVGLGSGQNSIMEQVIRIHGNFGEYVPFLSLILIVLEINKATPVFLHTYWILLILSRVAHAWGLWGSRSVSRGRTLGMTLTGVVMLGSSLMLFVQFFK; the protein is encoded by the coding sequence ATGAATTTATTTTCTTCTCAGATCCATCTTGCACTTCCTTATTTGGGCATTTTGGTTCTGATGTATTTTGCCCTGACCGTGAACGTAATCCGCAATCGTTGGAAACATCGTGTAGGATTGGGATCGGGGCAAAATTCAATTATGGAACAGGTAATACGTATTCACGGAAATTTCGGTGAATACGTGCCCTTTCTGTCATTGATTCTGATTGTTCTAGAAATCAACAAAGCAACACCAGTCTTTCTTCACACTTACTGGATTCTTTTGATCCTTTCACGGGTAGCACATGCGTGGGGACTTTGGGGTTCACGTTCTGTCAGTCGCGGTCGCACTTTAGGCATGACCCTGACAGGAGTCGTGATGCTGGGTTCTTCGTTGATGTTGTTCGTTCAATTTTTTAAATAG
- the tpiA gene encoding triose-phosphate isomerase — protein MKKIFAANWKLFKSPKETREFFTQFKELSSKATGEVVFFPSAISLEATSTSLQGTNIKWGVQNAYFQAQGAFTGENSAQVVKELGGTYVLIGHSERRKIFGESDALIADKVAFTQSLGLIPMLCIGETLEEREAKHTFRVCETQLLQGLAKADKSKPVVIAYEPVWAIGTGKVATPEQVAETHTDVFSILQKLGFEQSPILYGGSVKPDNAAGLIKQPHVNGFLVGGASLEAKSFIDIATV, from the coding sequence ATGAAAAAAATCTTTGCTGCCAATTGGAAGCTTTTTAAATCTCCCAAAGAAACGCGTGAATTTTTCACGCAGTTTAAAGAATTGAGCAGCAAAGCCACGGGCGAAGTGGTGTTTTTTCCTTCTGCAATCTCACTAGAAGCGACAAGCACGAGCTTACAAGGAACAAATATCAAGTGGGGCGTGCAGAACGCCTACTTCCAGGCTCAAGGAGCTTTCACGGGTGAAAACTCAGCTCAAGTGGTGAAGGAACTGGGCGGCACTTATGTGCTTATCGGGCACAGTGAGCGTCGTAAGATCTTTGGAGAAAGTGATGCCTTGATTGCTGATAAAGTCGCTTTTACGCAAAGCCTAGGTCTGATTCCCATGTTGTGTATTGGTGAAACCTTAGAAGAGCGTGAAGCCAAGCACACATTCCGCGTCTGTGAAACGCAATTGCTTCAAGGCTTGGCGAAAGCCGACAAATCAAAACCGGTGGTGATTGCTTATGAACCTGTTTGGGCGATTGGTACAGGCAAAGTGGCAACACCTGAACAAGTAGCAGAAACACACACCGACGTTTTCAGCATTTTGCAAAAGTTAGGATTTGAACAAAGCCCGATTCTTTATGGTGGCAGCGTGAAGCCTGACAATGCCGCAGGCTTGATTAAGCAACCTCATGTGAATGGATTCTTAGTTGGCGGAGCTTCGCTAGAGGCGAAGTCCTTCATCGATATCGCAACGGTTTAA